The genomic stretch CCGTCATGTTCGAATCGACGACGAAGATCGCCTTCGGCTTCCCCTGCTCATCATGGAGCACCAGCCAATGGCTCTCCACCGTCAGGGCCTTCCCCTCCGCCACCTTGTAAATCAACTCTCCGACCCACTTCCCCGCCGCCAGAATGTCCTCCATCGTCGGCACTACCCCTGCCGCCCTGGAAAACAGAACTTCCCGGGCATCCCGTCCCCGGGCATCCGCCGCCGCAAACCCATAAAAACGTTCCGCCGCCCGATTCCAAAGCTGCACGCGAAAATCGAGACCGAACATGAAGATGGCGTCCTGCGCCTCGTCGAGCAGCGCATTCTGTTCCCCGATCCGTTGGTGCGCCTCCTTGAGCTCCCGCACCCGGAGCCGGAGCGCCCCATTCGTCCGCAGAATGCGACGCCCCAGAAGCGTCAGCACGATAAGGGCCCCCACAAGCAGCACCACCGTTTCCGAGCGCCGGTAAAACGCGGCAGTCTGCCCCCCGATATCCCACTGCAAGTCGGCCTCATCCCAACGATAATAAAGATCCCACCCAGGAAATCCCCGTTCCTCCAAGGCGAGCCGAATCAACGCAGGACTCTGGAGCGGCGTCCGCTCCATCTCCGCCTTCATCGCCGGTTCAGAGGCGTCCGAAATGCGCATGCCAGTATCGCTTCGCACCAGCAGAAACCGTCCGCTCAAGCCATTCGTCGACGATCCCGCCAATATTTTTTCCCACGCGCTTTTCTGGAAAATCATCGCGATCACCCCGGAAAACCTCCCCGAGGCATGGTGATAAAACGGCACCGCCAAGATGAACCCGCGGCGGGAGTCTGCCGACGTATGATCGGCCCCGTCGTGATCTCCACAGGTCACCAATTCCGGAGACAGAGTCGGGGAAAGCCGAGAGCCCTGCGCCACGGCCTCCATTCGGCGGACTTCCTTTGCCAGCCAAGCGTACTCTTCCGACTCATAGGCATTGTCCTCATCCTCCGCCGCCGCGCCCGGCCGGGGTTCCTCCCCCACCACCTCGAAGAACGGCCTCTCCCCCTTGGTCCCATTTCCAGTGAGATCGGGATGGAACCCCTTGAGAACACAATAAATCTCGGAAACCCGCGTGCCGGCAGAAAACACATCGTAGAGTTCCCTGACGGTCTTCTCCGCCTGAGAGGATTGGCGCTCCCGTGCGCCCCCCATCCGGGCGCCCGGGGTTTTGTTTTTCCCCTCGATATTTCGCACATCGGGCAACATCGCAATCGCCCGGCCGCCTTCATAGATCTCCCGGAGCAATCCCTGCACGTGCTCGGCCTTCGACTCCAAAATCGCACGATCCTCCGACTCGTGCCGGAGACGGATAGCCGCGATCTCCCGATGGAGCCCCGCCCGCTGCCATAAAAAATAAAAAGAGGCCCCGGCCAGACTCAGTAAAATTACCCCGATCGAAATCCGATCAATCCAGACAAGAGAATCCCGCGATGAAGATCGCGCGATGAAACGAGACGAAGAGAATTTCATGAAAAAACGACATCGACTTCAGCTTCTATGCCCCTCCCACATGCAAACCAAAATGAAAACGAACGTGGATCATCCTAGGCGGCCTTTTTTCTTCCGGACAATCGTCTAAACTACTTATCTTTCTGCGCCCTCCGGGAAGAGAACCGATCCTGCACGGAAGGGGCCGAGGCCGCGTGACAAGGTCGGTCTAGATCTCCGCCGCCGAGGCGAGCGCGTGGGGCTCCGTCACCGCCCCCACGTGCCTCCCCACTTCCCGGATGAGCCCTTCGACCGTGTAGGGCTTAATCAGGAAGCCGAGGCTCTCCCGCCCGACCCCGGCGAGCTGCTCCTCCGTCAGATCGGAGCCGCTGATCAAAATCACCGGCAGTTCGGGATCCTTCGCATGGAGGCTCGCCGCCAGCTCGGGGCCCCCCATGTAGGGCATGTCGACATCGGAGATCACGAGATGGATCGGCTCCTCCTGCTGGGCGTAGAGGGAGAGCGCCTCGAGCCCGTTCGTCGCCGCCACCACGCGGTAGCCGTAGTTCTCGAGCATCACCTTGGAAAGGCGGCGGATCGTGTTGTCGTCGTCGACCAGGAGGACCCGCTGCCCGGAACCGAGGGGCAGCTCGTGCGTCTCCTCTGACTTCTTCTCCTCGACCTCGGAATCGAGGAGCGCCGGAAGATGGATCGAGAAGCGGGTGCCGCGCCCCGCCTCGCTCTCGACGCCGATGAAGCCGCCCATCCGCTTCACGATGGCCGAGACGGTGGAGAGGCCGAGGCCGGTCCCCTTGCCCGGCTCCTTCGTCGTGAAGAGGGGCTCGAAAATCTTCGGCAGGATGTGGGCCGGGATCCCGCCGCCGGAGTCGGCGACCGTGATGACGAGGAACTCGCCCGGCAGGACCCCCTCGCGCCCCGGCCCGGTGACGTCGCGGAGGGTGAGGGTGGCGTTCTCCGCCGAGAGGATCAGCGCGCCGCCCTTCGGCATCATCGCGTCCCGGCCGTTGACGCAGAGGTTGAGGAGGACCTGGTGGAGCTCGGTGGCGTTGCCGTTGACGACGTGGAGGTTTTTCCCCGGGCGGGCCTCGATCGTCACCGCCTTCGGGAAGGTGTCCCGGACGATCTTCGTCATCTCCTCCAGCAGGTGCCCGATCTGGATCGGGCCGTCCTCGCCCTGCGTCCCCCGGACGAAGCTGAGGATCTGCCGCACCATCGCCGTCCCCCGCTGGGCCGAGGCGAGGATCGTCTTCTGGAGGGCCTTCCGCTCCATCTCCCCGCGCATCTTGTCGAGCATCTGCATGCCGACGATCACCGGGGTCAGCGCGTTGTTGAGGTCGTGGGCCACGCCGCTGGCCAGCGCCCCGATGTTCTCCATCCGCTGCGCGCGGCGGAGCTGGAATTCGCAGACATGCTTCTCCGTCATGTCGTATTCGACGACGAAGAATCCCTTCGGATGCCCTTCCCCGTCGCGGATGACCGACCAGTGGCTCTCCACGATCAGCATCAGGCCTTCCCCGGTCGTATACTCGATGTCTCCCAGCCATTTCCCGGAGGCGGCAACCTCCTCGACGGCCGGGACCTTCCCCACCGCCTTCGTGAAGAGGAGCTGCCGGATATCGCTCCCGAGGGCCGACGCGGCGGGGATCTCGTGAATGCGCTCCGCCATCCGGTTCCAGACCTGGATGCGGCAATCGATGTCGAGGACGATGATCGCGCCGTCGGCGTTGTCCATGAGGGTCTGCATCTCCTTGAGCTCGGCGGCCTGCGCCCGCAGCACCCCGTTCTTCCGCCACAGACGCCACAGCACCGTCAGGACGGCGATCTTCGCGACGATCAGGCCGAGGGCCAATTTCCAGTCACCGCGATAGTCGGTCATCACCTCGGCGATCTCCGCTTCCATGTCCCGCGGGTTCCACAGGTAATAGAGACGCCAGGCCGGGAACTCCGGGGCGAGATCCATCGAGACGAAGGCGGGATCGTCGAGCGACATCGAGCGCAGCGCCTTTCCCTCGGGCTCGGTGAGGCGGATGTTGCTCTCGGTCTGCACCAGCAGGAAGCGCCCCCGCTGCTCGCTGCCCCCGACGCCGGCCATCGCCGCCCCGACGTCGCGCCGCTGGAAGACGACGGCGATCGCCCCCTCGAATTCCCCCGAATCCCGGTAGAACGGCGTCGCAATGATGAAGCCGTGCCGCGAGGCCGGCTTGCCGTCGTCGATCACCTCGCGCGTCACCAGCTCGGGGGAGACGGCGCGGGGGATCAGCCCGCGGGCATTGCGGGGGAGCTTCGCCGCCGCCGCCTCCATCGCCTTCACGGCCTGGGCCATCCAGGCATATTCGATCATCTCGTAGGGGCTGCCGCCGGTCGACCGCTTCGGCTTGCCG from Verrucomicrobium sp. GAS474 encodes the following:
- a CDS encoding PAS domain-containing sensor histidine kinase — its product is MKFSSSRFIARSSSRDSLVWIDRISIGVILLSLAGASFYFLWQRAGLHREIAAIRLRHESEDRAILESKAEHVQGLLREIYEGGRAIAMLPDVRNIEGKNKTPGARMGGARERQSSQAEKTVRELYDVFSAGTRVSEIYCVLKGFHPDLTGNGTKGERPFFEVVGEEPRPGAAAEDEDNAYESEEYAWLAKEVRRMEAVAQGSRLSPTLSPELVTCGDHDGADHTSADSRRGFILAVPFYHHASGRFSGVIAMIFQKSAWEKILAGSSTNGLSGRFLLVRSDTGMRISDASEPAMKAEMERTPLQSPALIRLALEERGFPGWDLYYRWDEADLQWDIGGQTAAFYRRSETVVLLVGALIVLTLLGRRILRTNGALRLRVRELKEAHQRIGEQNALLDEAQDAIFMFGLDFRVQLWNRAAERFYGFAAADARGRDAREVLFSRAAGVVPTMEDILAAGKWVGELIYKVAEGKALTVESHWLVLHDEQGKPKAIFVVDSNMTEKKSFEAQLRRAQRMENVGALASGVAHDLNNALTPVIVGMQLLEETRDEEGRRGLQQTILSSALRGTAMVKQILGFVRGTQGVDGEVQIRHLIEEMVKIVRDTFPKTITIESRMGKDLWPICGNVTELHQVLLNLCVNARDAMMPGGGRLMLSAENVTLDAKEVEGREGVVPGKFLVLAVADSGSGIPAHVLPKIFEPLFTTKDPDKGTGLGLSTVAGIVRRMGGFISVESTIGIGTKFLIHLPALISSEKKEMEEKLERGELPVGGGEKILLVDDDNTVRRLSKVMLENYGYRVVTATNGLEAVSLFSHQMETIDLVISDVDMPYMDGIDVAAALHLKKASVPIVLISGSELTKEQLAGIDRESLGFLIKPYTVEGLIREVARHTGAVAPRG
- a CDS encoding ATP-binding protein, coding for MKSVLGLSLSRDNRVWIDRLAAVVLVLILIASAVYLNHLKKARLAEVEGIRLRHHKAAEEVLATKVGHVEGVLREMDQDVLLVGSLPEAMRISGNAHNPRLADVARGNAPHSEAEQAVLRMYEALSTGLPVSEVYCVLKGFHPDLTGSDPAGERPYFEVGKPKRSTGGSPYEMIEYAWMAQAVKAMEAAAAKLPRNARGLIPRAVSPELVTREVIDDGKPASRHGFIIATPFYRDSGEFEGAIAVVFQRRDVGAAMAGVGGSEQRGRFLLVQTESNIRLTEPEGKALRSMSLDDPAFVSMDLAPEFPAWRLYYLWNPRDMEAEIAEVMTDYRGDWKLALGLIVAKIAVLTVLWRLWRKNGVLRAQAAELKEMQTLMDNADGAIIVLDIDCRIQVWNRMAERIHEIPAASALGSDIRQLLFTKAVGKVPAVEEVAASGKWLGDIEYTTGEGLMLIVESHWSVIRDGEGHPKGFFVVEYDMTEKHVCEFQLRRAQRMENIGALASGVAHDLNNALTPVIVGMQMLDKMRGEMERKALQKTILASAQRGTAMVRQILSFVRGTQGEDGPIQIGHLLEEMTKIVRDTFPKAVTIEARPGKNLHVVNGNATELHQVLLNLCVNGRDAMMPKGGALILSAENATLTLRDVTGPGREGVLPGEFLVITVADSGGGIPAHILPKIFEPLFTTKEPGKGTGLGLSTVSAIVKRMGGFIGVESEAGRGTRFSIHLPALLDSEVEEKKSEETHELPLGSGQRVLLVDDDNTIRRLSKVMLENYGYRVVAATNGLEALSLYAQQEEPIHLVISDVDMPYMGGPELAASLHAKDPELPVILISGSDLTEEQLAGVGRESLGFLIKPYTVEGLIREVGRHVGAVTEPHALASAAEI